The DNA window GTATTGTTATATAATAAGTTCTTATTTCACATTCAAGAGATTTTAAATATTCAAAAGCCTCGGTTCCTAAATATTCTTCCTCTTTATCCGCTCTTAAAAAAAGTTTCTCAGCCTTGATTAAACCTATTTTTGTAGATTTTTGTGCCAAAGGAAATATTTCTTCTATCTGTTCCTCAATTTTTACATTTTTATCAGTGTTATCAATAATTTTTAAATTTCCTAATTCATTTTTAATAGCTATATCAATTATTTTTTCTTCTTGTATAAGCTCTTTAATTTCTGTAAATTTATTAATATTTTTTTCTATATTTTCATTTTTGTTTATCTCTGAATTGAAAACATTATAAAATTCATTAATATCAGAATCAATATTGATGAAATCTTCCTGAAAATCAAATGTATTTAATAATTCTTTTAAATATTCAGTTTCTTCTTTTAAAGAAGACATAACTAGTACTTCTGTTGCTCTTGTCATTCCAATATATAATAACTTTCTCAATTCATCTAAAATCTCATAACTTGTTTTATCAGGATAAAATCCTACTAAATCATCAGGACTTAATTCATCTATATTTGGAATAAAAATTACCTTATTTTCTGTACCTTTTGAAGAATAATAAGTTGTAATATTTACAGCATTTGAGTTAATAGATTTGTTCTTTTTAATATATTGTATTGAATATTTTTTTAAATATTTTTCTATCTCTTTCATATTTTTATCTTTTAATGCAATGATTGAAATATCATCATATTTATAGTTAAATTCATCTACTAAAATTTTTATATTTTTACATAAATTTTCAAATCTATCTTCAGGAGCAGAATACTTTATATAGAAAGGTTTTATACCTCTATCTACACTAAAAGTTAAAGTTAGATTCTTATTTTTATTATTTGAATTATCCTCATCAAGTTTCATTTCAGGAACTAATTTTTTAGCTACATCAAAAATTTCTTTTACATTTCTATATGCTCTATTCAGTATAAAACTCTTATTAACATTAATTCCTACTTGCTTTAATGTTCTACTTCCATATATCCAAGCCTGTGCTGAATATATACTTTGATTTTTATCCATAAATAATGACATTGTGTTTCCAGAGGTCTTTGAAATTTCACAAATTAAATTAATAAATCTAAAATGTATTTTAGATAAATCTTGAGCTTCATCAACTATAATATGATTATATTTCTTTATTTTTTCTCTATTTTTTTCTTTTTCATAGTAAAATAAAAATAATAAAGCAATATCATAAAAATCTGTATATCTTAATGTTATTTCTCTACTACCTCTATATAAATCTAGTATCTTATAAATTTCTTCTTTATCTGTCTTACTTAATTTTGGTTGATTACCTCTACCGAGCCTTGAAGTTTCAATATATTCTTCTTTCTTAGTGTAACAACAATTTCTTAACCAATCTATTTCACTTAAAACAAATTCTGTATCTTTTGAAGAAAATCTCTTAAATTCACCTTTTTTTAAATTTAAAATACTTTCTATTCTCTCTTTTCTATCTTCCTCAAATGACCTTTTAAAATCTTTATTATTTTTTGCACTTTTTAAAAATGTAAGAAATTCTTCATTAAGTTTATTCAGATATTCTTTAACAAAAAAGCTATCAATACTTTCTATTTCAATTTTATCTTTTACCTCTTCATAATTTTTATCTGAATTAAATAATTTTTGTATGATATTTTTTAAACTTTTGTTATAAAAAAGAAATAGAATTTTATCATTTTTCTCTGCATATTTATATTCTTTTGCTAAAAAAATAGCCCTTTTCACAGCAACCAATGTCTTTCCACTACCAGGTCCACCATTAATTCTAATAACCCCATTTTCTGAATACCTAGCAACAGATATTTGCTCATTAGATAAAATTATTTCACTCATTTAAAGTTCTCCCTTATAACTATTTCCTTTTAAATACCCATCTTTGTTGAACAAAATAACTTAATAAAAATAGAACACTAGTATAATACTAATAATAACATAAATAAAACTTATTTAAAAGATAAAATGTACAATAAAAAACAATATAGCAGGTATTATGTTTTCCACTTAACTTATTTATAAAGTTATTATACAATCAATATTTTACTAAAATTTTCTATTTTTACTACCTTAATTAGTTGAGGCTTTAAGCACTTTTTCTATAAAAAATTATTTAATTTCTTTTTATAAAATTAAAAATTATTCTATTTTGAATTATAAATTTTAAATTGATAAAATATTTTTTAAAATATGTGATATAAATAGAAAAAATTACTATAATATCTAACAAATAAAAATTAAAAAAATAAAAATAGCCTCCTATGATTTTTAATATTCTATCATAGAAGGCTATATTTTTTAATAATTTACAGACTTTTTTCTACACTCTCACTTCTATCTCAATAGAACTAATTTACAACAGCTCATTTATTTTATAAATTTGTAAATTTAATTTTCCCTTTAACCACAGTCATACAAACCTTATAGTCTTTATCTAAGACAACTAAATCGGCATCTTTTCCTTCTTTTAAAATACCAGTATTTAATTTGAACTCTTTTGCAGCATTAGTTGAAGTCATTTTAAAAGCATCAGTTATGCTATAACCTAATTCTATTAAATTCTTAAAAGCTATATCCATTCTAAGAACACTACCTGCTAAGGCATTATTTGAAGCAAGTCTTGCTTGTCCATCTTTTACATTTACGTCAAGCTCTCCCAATTTATATTGACCTTCTGCTAAACCTGTTGCAGACATAGAGTCTGTAATACAAACTATTTTATCTACGCCTTTTACTCTAATAAGGGCTCTTACTGCTTCAGGGTGAACATGCACCTTATCAAAGATGATTTCTGCCATAATATTATCAGAATTGAATATTGCACCAACAACTCCTGGTTCTCTATGAGTAAAACCTTTCATTCCATTATAAGTATGAGTAGCATGAGAAAGACCATAATCAACAGCTTTCATAACAGCTTCATAACTTGCTCCTGAATGTCCAACTGAAACAACAACTCCGTTGTCAGCTAAAAACTTTATAGCTTCTAAATTTTCTTGATTATGAGGGGAAATTGAAAATAATTTTACAAGCCCATCTTTTACTGATAAATACTCTTCAAGTTCTTTAATTCCAGCAGGTTTCATATATTTATCATTTTGTGCTCCCTTATATTCAACAGCAAAATAAGGCCCCTCCATGTGTACTCCAAAAATATTTGCACCTTCAATATCTTTATCTTGTAGATTTGCAACAACTTTTAAGACATCTTTTAAAATTTCTTTTGTACTTGTTAAAGTAGTGGCTAAAAAGTTTGCAGTTCCTTCTTGAGCTAAATAACTAGAAATCTTTCTTAAAGCTTCTTCTATACCATCCATTGCATCAGCCCCATCAGCACCATGAGTATGAACATCTATAAATGCAGGTCCTAAATATTTTCCTTCTAAATCTATAACTTCATCAAAAGTAAATTCAGTTAGGTTATCTTTATTAGTAAAAATTTTTTCTATTTTATTTTCAGAAACTAAAATAGAACCATTAATCAATTTATTT is part of the Fusobacterium nucleatum genome and encodes:
- a CDS encoding UvrD-helicase domain-containing protein, encoding MSEIILSNEQISVARYSENGVIRINGGPGSGKTLVAVKRAIFLAKEYKYAEKNDKILFLFYNKSLKNIIQKLFNSDKNYEEVKDKIEIESIDSFFVKEYLNKLNEEFLTFLKSAKNNKDFKRSFEEDRKERIESILNLKKGEFKRFSSKDTEFVLSEIDWLRNCCYTKKEEYIETSRLGRGNQPKLSKTDKEEIYKILDLYRGSREITLRYTDFYDIALLFLFYYEKEKNREKIKKYNHIIVDEAQDLSKIHFRFINLICEISKTSGNTMSLFMDKNQSIYSAQAWIYGSRTLKQVGINVNKSFILNRAYRNVKEIFDVAKKLVPEMKLDEDNSNNKNKNLTLTFSVDRGIKPFYIKYSAPEDRFENLCKNIKILVDEFNYKYDDISIIALKDKNMKEIEKYLKKYSIQYIKKNKSINSNAVNITTYYSSKGTENKVIFIPNIDELSPDDLVGFYPDKTSYEILDELRKLLYIGMTRATEVLVMSSLKEETEYLKELLNTFDFQEDFINIDSDINEFYNVFNSEINKNENIEKNINKFTEIKELIQEEKIIDIAIKNELGNLKIIDNTDKNVKIEEQIEEIFPLAQKSTKIGLIKAEKLFLRADKEEEYLGTEAFEYLKSLECEIRTYYITIHEKYLKDNYSKNEKLSIILNELKDYAEFKTAVQNCIKHKVFEERNDLAHEYNEYNYDNLLKVRELVKEKLLPKFIKAFKKFNTNKEIEEFVIIGKLETEYNKIGIKRKKYYTYYITDENNNEFPALSENKYEQNKTYKLSCNKLMLKGNEYYRIVSAT
- the nagA gene encoding N-acetylglucosamine-6-phosphate deacetylase, which encodes MKKMFLKNAKLVLENKLINGSILVSENKIEKIFTNKDNLTEFTFDEVIDLEGKYLGPAFIDVHTHGADGADAMDGIEEALRKISSYLAQEGTANFLATTLTSTKEILKDVLKVVANLQDKDIEGANIFGVHMEGPYFAVEYKGAQNDKYMKPAGIKELEEYLSVKDGLVKLFSISPHNQENLEAIKFLADNGVVVSVGHSGASYEAVMKAVDYGLSHATHTYNGMKGFTHREPGVVGAIFNSDNIMAEIIFDKVHVHPEAVRALIRVKGVDKIVCITDSMSATGLAEGQYKLGELDVNVKDGQARLASNNALAGSVLRMDIAFKNLIELGYSITDAFKMTSTNAAKEFKLNTGILKEGKDADLVVLDKDYKVCMTVVKGKIKFTNL